A single genomic interval of Hydractinia symbiolongicarpus strain clone_291-10 chromosome 8, HSymV2.1, whole genome shotgun sequence harbors:
- the LOC130654291 gene encoding uncharacterized protein LOC130654291 isoform X1, translating into MEKVVLLFLLFGLTYGEKKCVPAIKSGCVQKIGENVLETLLVSFRDGSSESIEWTNFDKSVQSLICKCAQKAAKENYEVFGVQYYGECWGSKKSMRNIARHFKPSSTCIDGSYKQCDEKSGGKCVGTQDSTYIYTIGATDKIDGGYSDWTTWSTCSATCGKGYQDRYRLCNDPSPKNGGESCEENGEPEQVRKCEIARCGPAGYTTATCSATDTTYYTKVATEVELTPSTPFCAVLVNALVPSSKKYTVSVQVYSNEEYSQARIGLMFNVKDLKNYDFIYLHFRSDFYCYTTGSVRNGLEDWRNKKSDQCNRGFKEYQWTQLKLVVAESSATLTADGLLILTWRPLSSVTGRAGVLIRNDFKRHEVFFKDFKIQA; encoded by the exons ATGGAAAAAGTCGTATTATTATTTCTTCTGTTTG gactAACTTACGGTGAAAAAAAATGCGTACCTGCAATTAAGAGTGGCTGTGTACAGAAAATAGGAGAGAATGTTTTAGAAACTTTACTCGTTAGCTTTAGAGACGGATCAAGCGAAAGTATAGAGTGGACAAATTTTGACAAAAGCGTGCAAAG TTTGATATGCAAATGTGCACAAAAAGCTGCAAAAGAAAACTACGAAGTGTTTGGCGTACAATACTATGGAGAATGTTGGGGTTCAAAGAAAAGTATGAGAAATATTGCAAGACATTTTAAGCCTTCTTCCACTTGTATTGATGGTTCCTACAAGCAATGTGATGAGAAAAGTGGTGGTAAATGCGTGGGAACACAGGATTCTACGTACATATATACGATAG GTGCGACAGATAAAATTGACGGTGGGTATAGTGATTGGACAACATGGTCCACCTGCTCGGCAACATGCGGCAAAGGATACCAAGATCGATATCGTTTGTGTAACGATCCATCACCGAAAAATGGCGGTGAAAGTTGTGAAGAGAATGGCGAACCGGAGCAAGTTCGAAAGTGTGAAATAGCTCGTTGTGGAC CTGCAGGGTACACGACTGCGACATGCTCGGCTACTGATACTACATACTACACCAAAGTTGCTACCGAAGTTGAATTGACTCCCTCAACACCTTTTTGTGCAGTGTTAGTAAATGCTCTCGTGCCTAGCAGTAAAAAATATACCGTCTCCGTTCAAGTGTACAGTAATGAGGAATACAGTCAAGCACGAATTGGATTAATGTTCAACGTAAAAGATTTGAAAAATTATGATTTTATATACCTCCA ttttagaTCTGACTTTTATTGCTACACGACTGGATCAGTTAGAAATGGATTAGAAGATTGGAGAAATAAAAAATCTGATCAATGTAACCGGGGTTTTAAAGAATACCAGTGGACCCAACTAAAGTTAGTTGTAGCCGAGTCATCGGCAACGTTAACAGCCGACGGCTTACTAATTCTAACCTGGCGACCACTATCAAGTGTAACAGGACGAGCTGGTGTTTTAATCAGAAATGATTTTAAACGCcacgaagttttttttaaagatttcaaaATACAAGcctga
- the LOC130654291 gene encoding uncharacterized protein LOC130654291 isoform X2: protein MEKVVLLFLLFGLTYGEKKCVPAIKSGCVQKIGENVLETLLVSFRDGSSESIEWTNFDKSVQSLICKCAQKAAKENYEVFGVQYYGECWGSKKSMRNIARHFKPSSTCIDGSYKQCDEKSGGKCVGTQDSTYIYTIGATDKIDGGYSDWTTWSTCSATCGKGYQDRYRLCNDPSPKNGGESCEENGEPEQVRKCEIARCGRYTTATCSATDTTYYTKVATEVELTPSTPFCAVLVNALVPSSKKYTVSVQVYSNEEYSQARIGLMFNVKDLKNYDFIYLHFRSDFYCYTTGSVRNGLEDWRNKKSDQCNRGFKEYQWTQLKLVVAESSATLTADGLLILTWRPLSSVTGRAGVLIRNDFKRHEVFFKDFKIQA, encoded by the exons ATGGAAAAAGTCGTATTATTATTTCTTCTGTTTG gactAACTTACGGTGAAAAAAAATGCGTACCTGCAATTAAGAGTGGCTGTGTACAGAAAATAGGAGAGAATGTTTTAGAAACTTTACTCGTTAGCTTTAGAGACGGATCAAGCGAAAGTATAGAGTGGACAAATTTTGACAAAAGCGTGCAAAG TTTGATATGCAAATGTGCACAAAAAGCTGCAAAAGAAAACTACGAAGTGTTTGGCGTACAATACTATGGAGAATGTTGGGGTTCAAAGAAAAGTATGAGAAATATTGCAAGACATTTTAAGCCTTCTTCCACTTGTATTGATGGTTCCTACAAGCAATGTGATGAGAAAAGTGGTGGTAAATGCGTGGGAACACAGGATTCTACGTACATATATACGATAG GTGCGACAGATAAAATTGACGGTGGGTATAGTGATTGGACAACATGGTCCACCTGCTCGGCAACATGCGGCAAAGGATACCAAGATCGATATCGTTTGTGTAACGATCCATCACCGAAAAATGGCGGTGAAAGTTGTGAAGAGAATGGCGAACCGGAGCAAGTTCGAAAGTGTGAAATAGCTCGTTGTGGAC GGTACACGACTGCGACATGCTCGGCTACTGATACTACATACTACACCAAAGTTGCTACCGAAGTTGAATTGACTCCCTCAACACCTTTTTGTGCAGTGTTAGTAAATGCTCTCGTGCCTAGCAGTAAAAAATATACCGTCTCCGTTCAAGTGTACAGTAATGAGGAATACAGTCAAGCACGAATTGGATTAATGTTCAACGTAAAAGATTTGAAAAATTATGATTTTATATACCTCCA ttttagaTCTGACTTTTATTGCTACACGACTGGATCAGTTAGAAATGGATTAGAAGATTGGAGAAATAAAAAATCTGATCAATGTAACCGGGGTTTTAAAGAATACCAGTGGACCCAACTAAAGTTAGTTGTAGCCGAGTCATCGGCAACGTTAACAGCCGACGGCTTACTAATTCTAACCTGGCGACCACTATCAAGTGTAACAGGACGAGCTGGTGTTTTAATCAGAAATGATTTTAAACGCcacgaagttttttttaaagatttcaaaATACAAGcctga
- the LOC130654295 gene encoding transmembrane protein 216-like — MSTTEQDAGPSTSEVNTTGAASPINVAPVPPPNASYGRRRMVVDLSSLPLQILLHLNVYFFLLYWICELLIYVYKGIMLPFPDVGGTLALEIILLFFIAVIEGFRLFFGYKGNLGERKQTLIWSVILALPILVSQLYMMLWQTYVLRAEVILCAILFIMVSLEVLLSAATIWTFQRHESFIHG; from the exons ATGTCTACAACGGAACAAGATGCTGGTCCATCAACATCAGAAGTTAACACTACTGGTGCTGCTTCTCCTATAAATGTTGCACCAGTACCACCTCCAAATGCTAGTTATG GAAGAAGAAGAATGGTTGTTGAT CTTTCATCTCTGCCACTACAGATCCTATTGCATTTAAACgtatatttctttttgttgtacTGGATATGTGAATTGTTGATTTATGTGTACAAAG GCATTATGTTACCTTTTCCTGATGTTGGTGGTACACTTGCTTTGGAGatcattttgttgtttttcattgCAGTTATCGAAGGCTTTCGATTATTTTTCG GTTATAAAGGCAATTTGGGTGAACGAAAGCAAACGTTAATCTGGTCTGTTATTCTCGCTCTACCCATACTAGTGTCACAGTTGTACATGATGTTATGGCAAACATACGT ATTGAGAGCAGAAGTTATATTATGCGCAATTTTGTTCATCATGGTCTCACTGGAGGTTTTATTGTCAGCTGCAACGATATGGACTTTCCAAAG acACGAGTCATTTATCCATGGGTGA